A part of Eschrichtius robustus isolate mEscRob2 chromosome 20, mEscRob2.pri, whole genome shotgun sequence genomic DNA contains:
- the GLTPD2 gene encoding glycolipid transfer protein domain-containing protein 2 has product MRVPLPQPVPWRWLRSAIPLAIFTLLLVYLWARSLRALSGCRPGAQSCIAREPPSFQVRQQSGPLEAPEREEPQCLGPQGMLGRMMRPFRASLNPERDVELSQYLAGWRELVRFLAPLGSIFAFATSEASAKVTALEALVHGPEAAHYTSLATMVAWERPGIAPRLSAGCPGSLTMLLLHRALRWSQLCLHRVATGMLGGPDAGAQCSDAYGTALAPHHPWFVRQAAHLAFLAFPGRGRLLELACPGSKEAEARNALVRAAGTLEDVYNRTQSLLAEGGLLELA; this is encoded by the exons ATGCGGGTCCCACTGCCTCAGCCGGTCCCTTGGCGCTGGTTGCGCAGTGCGATTCCTCTTGCTATCTTCACACTACTGcttgtttatctctgggctcggAGCCTCC GTGCCCTCTCAGGCTGCAGACCTGGGGCCCAGTCCTGCATTGCCAGGGAACCGCCTTCTTTCCAG GTCCGGCAACAGTCGGGACCCTTGGAGGCCCCGGAACGGGAAGAGCCTCAGTGTCTGGGCCCTCAGGGGATGCTGGGCCGCATGATGAGGCCGTTCCGCGCCAGTCTGAACCCGGAAAGGGATGTGGAGTTGTCGCAGTACCTGGCAGGATGGAGGGAGCTAGTCCG gTTCCTAGCTCCCCTCGGCTCCATCTTCGCCTTCGCCACAAGCGAGGCCTCCGCCAAAGTGACAGCCCTCGAGGCTCTGGTGCACGGCCCAGAGGCCGCGCACTACACGTCGCTGGCGACCATGGTGGCGTGGGAGCGGCCCGGAATCGCCCCACGACTCTCGGCCGGGTGCCCGGGCTCACTGACGATGCTCTTGCTGCACCGTGCGCTACgctggtcccagctctgcctccacCGGGTGGCGACCGGGATGCTCGGAGGCCCGGACGCTGGCGCTCAGTGCAGCGACGCCTACGGCACGGCCCTGGCTCCGCACCACCCCTGGTTCGTCCGTCAGGCCGCCCACCTCGCATTCCTCGCCTTCCCGGGTCGCGGCCGCTTGCTCGAGCTGGCGTGTCCGGGTTCCAAAGAGGCGGAGGCGCGGAACGCGCTGGTCCGGGCCGCGGGCACCCTAGAGGACGTCTACAACCGTACTCAGAGCTTGCTGGCCGAAGGCGGCCTGCTCGAGCTGGCCTGA
- the VMO1 gene encoding vitelline membrane outer layer protein 1 homolog isoform X1: MEQGAGAKLLLLLWATCFGRARADALSGYTLVIEVTNGGPWGDWAWPEMCPDGFFASGFSLKVEPPQGIPGDDTALNGIRLHCARGNAELNTHVVESQSGRWGAWSEPLWCPGSGFLVAFSLRVEAPVTPGDNTAANNVRFRCSDSTELQGPGLSWGDFGDWSEPCPKGVCGLQTKIEQPRGLRDDTAVNDARFFCCRS; this comes from the exons ATGGAGCAGGGCGCGGGAGCCAAGCTGCTTCTGCTGCTGTGGGCGACGTGCTTCGGGCGTGCAAGAGCAGATGCGTTGAGCGGCTACACATTGGTCATCGAGGTGACCAACGGGGGCCCCTGGGGCGACTGGGCCTGGCCAGAGATGTGTCCTGACGGATTCTTCGCCAGCGGGTTCTCGCTCAAG GTGGAGCCCCCCCAAGGCATTCCTGGCGACGACACGGCTCTGAACGGAATCCGGCTGCACTGCGCGCGCGGGAATGCGGAGCTCAACACGCACGTGGTGGAGTCCCAGTCTggaag GTGGGGCGCGTGGAGTGAGCCGCTGTGGTGTCCCGGCAGCGGCTTCCTGGTGGCTTTCTCGCTTCGTGTGGAGGCACCCGTGACCCCCGGGGACAACACGGCTGCGAACAACGTGCGCTTCCGCTGCTCCGACAGCACGGAGTTGCAGGGGCCCGGTCTGTCCTGGGGAGACTTTGGAGACTGGAGTGAGCCTTGCCCTAAAGGAGTGTGCGGCTTGCAGACCAAGATCGAGCAGCCTAGAGGCCTCCGCGATGACACCGCTGTTAACGACGCGCGCTTTTTCTGCTGTCGCAGTTAA
- the VMO1 gene encoding vitelline membrane outer layer protein 1 homolog isoform X2, with the protein MEQGAGAKLLLLLWATCFGRARADALSGYTLVIEVTNGGPWGDWAWPEMCPDGFFASGFSLKVEPPQGIPGDDTALNGIRLHCARGNAELNTHVVGRVE; encoded by the exons ATGGAGCAGGGCGCGGGAGCCAAGCTGCTTCTGCTGCTGTGGGCGACGTGCTTCGGGCGTGCAAGAGCAGATGCGTTGAGCGGCTACACATTGGTCATCGAGGTGACCAACGGGGGCCCCTGGGGCGACTGGGCCTGGCCAGAGATGTGTCCTGACGGATTCTTCGCCAGCGGGTTCTCGCTCAAG GTGGAGCCCCCCCAAGGCATTCCTGGCGACGACACGGCTCTGAACGGAATCCGGCTGCACTGCGCGCGCGGGAATGCGGAGCTCAACACGCACGTG GTGGGGCGCGTGGAGTGA